Part of the Xiphophorus couchianus chromosome 8, X_couchianus-1.0, whole genome shotgun sequence genome is shown below.
CATGAGGAGAACATGTAAACgccatgcagaaagatcccaAGGCTGCATTTGAATCCAAGGTTCCTGCAAAGCAACAGGGCTATCAACCGTGACATCATATAGGATGTGAAGTCCTAAACAAACTGAGCTGAGACCATAATTATCCACCCTACTTCTCATTGGTTGAGTAGTCCACAAAAGCTAGGCGGGAGGGTTAGCAAAGTTAACTAACATGATTCGATTTGTGACTTGCCACTCATAATGGTATTTTAAGGTAATTAAAagcttgattttagtttttattttatctttattttagtCTGCCAGAATGACAGAAAGTTctaaggttttgtgtttgtttgaccATCATATAGATTTgcttgatgaaaaaaatatttttggattacttatcttttgtaaaaaaaaaaaagacccaaacCCAAGTAGCTTCTAGCCAAGCAGAAGGAGAAAATTCCTCttattgcaacattttatgGCGCATGATCAGAAGGACTTTAAACAACAGGAATGGTACGACCATAGCACTTTGTATGTTGATATGCAGCCTATGCCAAGTTGCACTCTTTCcctttaagttattttatcttTCAGATGTAGAAACTTTAATACAACaattgtcagattaaaagtaccttctaaaaataacaacctttaagtGGGTATTGAACATTCTGTTTCTTAATAAGCTCACTTTtctcatatatttttttatgggCCCagtgtaatattctaattatgATGTCACATTTTTATCAGTTGTTAGTACAGAATGATTAACAGAAAAAAGCgttttcaaacatccatctgtgtgtatgaatctaaataattcattaCACACAATATAGTCAACTTTATAGACTGTATGTTGATAGTTGGACTAAATAGACGtttcagtaatattctaatttactgaatgtgTGTACATACTGAACTAGTTATGATAGCAGATTAAAATACTGTAGTTGGTAAGTTTTAGAGTTTTTCCCATCTATTTTCAGCACTTTGCTGTCAGGTTTGAGTATTTCTTTCTGACACATGGACAGTTAGACATGCAAACGCAATTGCCTGCTTTCAGTAAATCCACCAACGTAAACTGAGGTCATACTGTGAAATTACATAAGGTAAAAACTGTCCTTCACTCTGTGTCCTGCTGCTGTCTCATTGTCTCGGTTTCAGACTAAGATTGGCTGAAGAGGGAAGATAAAACTGCCGTATCTTAATCTGTGGGTGGCACAAGCTTTCAAAGAAGGCAATTAGGATTATAATTTATAGTTCCCTTGCCCTTTTTCTCCATTCTCCTCTTTCCTTTTGTCTTGTCTCCCGCTCATCCTTCACCTCCAGCCCATGAATTAATtcctttgtgtgtgtatgtcgtTGTTTGTGTATCCCCACAGAGCAGCGCGAGCATTTGGAGAGTACCTGTCCCACACGCACCCTGAAAACCGAAACGGATCAGGTCAGCGTCTCTGTCGTCCTGCCATTTGTCCATCCCGCTgtcctctgctgtgttttccttTGAAGTTTTAATCCTTCCTCCACCTGCTTCACCTCATCCTCTATTGAAATTCCAGGTGCTCACTAGTGTGTCACTACAACCGCTGACAACCACAGGGAGATGATGATGTTGCTGTATCTGCTGTGCCATCCTAAGCTTTTTCTACCTCTACGTCCTCCTCCTCGGCTTGAGTGGTTTTACAATTAGTTTATACTGATATTTCTGTGTTCATCTCCTTCTTTCACATTGTAGCTCATCTTCTGTGTGAAACCTTGGTGGGTCCTGATCCAGAGTCGCCAAGAGACACGACTGGACTCAACATCAACAACACTCACCTCCCTCCCTGCTCCTCTGCTAAAGGCTGTACGAACAAACCAGATTCTATCCTGGCAAAGGAAAAGCTGGGCCTAATCCAGCCTGCTCTCCCATCCATCACAGTTTCTACCAAGCCGACTTGTCGCTCGCTTGAACATAGCTTCGCAGCAGAGGAGGACCAGAAGTCGTCATTTGAGTGCACCCGTGTGTACACCATCTCTTCCCAGCACGGCATGCTGATGAGCAGTGGCCGGGGCAGCAAAGAGAGCCTAGAACTGGACATCCTGAAGGAGAAGTCGGGGAGCGGTGGGGTGGGGTCTAGAGGTGGCCCAATCCAGCCCTCCACCTCCCCATCCTCTGCCTCCTCATCTCCAACCCAGTACATCCGCTCGAGCAGCAGCCGAGGCATCAGCAGTTGTAGCCGcaatcaccaccaccaccacacccCTGTCTCTGGAATAAACGCCTCCTCTAGCAGTGGTGGAATCAGCGGGGCAAGCTGTAGCAGTAGTCACCAACAGCAGCAAGCGGGTGCAGGATCCCACTCCCACCACCACgcccatcatcaccatcacctaTCCCAGCCACCGCTACAGACCTCCGTCAGCGCGCACAATATCCGTAGCCTTGGTGAAGGCGCGAAAGGAGAAGCAGAGTGCAGCGGGCTTGCTTGCGACTCATGCAGCGGCACCCCTTCGCGTAGCCAGGGGTCACTGGACTTGGAAAGTACATCCAGAGAGGCAGGCAAGCAGCACCGACGCCTAGAGCGGATGTGGAGTGTGGACCGAGTGACTGGGCTGGAGAGAGGTGAGAGGGTGGATGACACAGAGGAAGCGAGAGGCGCTGAAATTCAAAAAGGGAAGGGGTTGGTGTGTGACCCAGTTTCTCTGGGCTCACTAATATTTGACCAGAGAAGAAATAACATTTGAGCATTTCactttctctaaaaaaaaactgcagtaagagcttttttgttgtttctaggGGTATAACAAGATCTTGTGAGATTTCTCTTGCAAATCATTTTGCCTGATAAAGTAAGCAAAAGCTATATTTATTAGGTCCTGTTGTGAAAGTGCATAACATCCCAGATCTATGATTGAGGCTTTGATTTTGATGTAGAAAAAGCAGCATGGAAAAAGTGTCCATCACTTTAACATTTTAGGTagttatttgaaaacaaacactttgtAAATACTATGATTTTTACGTCTTATTTGGGTTGAATAGCATGTTTAGCAGCGGTTTCAAACCCAACATCATGTATTGTTTTGTCTCATGAGAAGAATGCACCGTTACACCCCTagttgttttactttctgatgttgacagacaaacacacacaatagcACACActtcaaatgcattttttctcTGGTCTGCTGGGGACAGAAGGGTTGGTGTTAGATGTGAAGTGGTGGTCTGTATTTCCTGATTCTTCGTCTAACCGTTTCTCCTCTGCTGTCTCTTCCCCTTGTTTCTCCCTCTCTCCATTTGTGGAGTGGTGCACTGTGAGGTGCTGGTCTTGTGCTTTTCTTCTACATTCATTGCAATACTTGCCCCGTACAGTGTAaaaattgttgctgtttttttgggggggggggttgtctGCTAACTTtagaattcatttttttctctcaaattgCAGAGGACACCAACTGGTTCCCCAAGGAAAACATGTTCACCTTCCAAACAGCCACAACAACAATGCAAGCGTAAGTTTCTCACATTCTAGTCATGTAAGCTTAAACTTAATAAAATCCAGGATATATCTAGTGTCTTGGCACTTAaagtaaacagacaaaataaagatgaatattgtcatccatccatccatccatccattgtctgttcacccttgtccctaatggggtcgggagggttgctggcgcctatctccagctacgttccgggcgagaggcggggtacaccctggacaggtcgccagtctgtcgcagggcaagaATATTGTCATCATGTATGAAATTAGACCGGTTTCAAATTTCCCAAGCTTCAAAAAAAATTGTCAGTGACCTTCAGAAAACTTCTTCCAAACCGATAATTTTTTGAGTGATTTCATTGTTGGTTTATAGTAATAATACTGCAACAGTGCATTTTGAAAGCAGAATATGGagcaaatacaaacatttcacatttaagtaaaaaaaaatctactttccAGCATCACAGTTGATAAGTCATAGCTTTAACTTTATTATTGTCTACTTATGTGCCCacacaataaaactgaactacTGCAAATATAAATAGCAGTAAAATTAGATAAGAAATTTGTTCTTCAGGAGCTGGAGCAAACACATTCAGGCTTTATGTAAACTAGTTAAATGACTGAGAAAACTAAGAAGTGTCAAAAAATAAGACTACTGCAGGTTAACCTTAAAGTAGTACTGGTACCAATAGTGTAGCAATTTTGTTGTTACATTTAGAAAAGTTATATAAATgttcccttccttccttccttcctccagTCCTTCTCTTCTTCGTCCAGACTGCTAATGAATCATGTACGCTTGAAGGCATCCCTTTACAGTCAGGGGagaaagtaaatgtaaaatattaacttgTAAATATaggaaaaaatttaagcaatgCAAGAAAACGTCCAGATAAGCCAAGATTGAAGAACTGCACCATAAATATGTCTGCTAGCATGAGTTTCAGATGGTGCACCAACAACAGGAGtcacttaaaaatgaaattgttaTTCAGGTGATCTCTTTTTCAGAAGTAGgctataattttatttcattttcaaatgcattttttggaCTTTCCCCTCTGAGTCTTTGTATCTTGGGTTAGTTGTCCatgattaaagtttaaaatccTACATAGTTCATCTACTGTGCAAATATGTGCCATTTCATTGCTCATAAAAGATGAATTATCAAGTAAAGTTACTAGCAAATGATTCATTCATGGTGACCAAACACTGACATATTtcgctcttttctttttctctctttttgctttCGGATGTATTTT
Proteins encoded:
- the nsmfa gene encoding NMDA receptor synaptonuclear signaling and neuronal migration factor isoform X3 is translated as MGTAVSKRKNLRNDAISSVAAKVRAARAFGEYLSHTHPENRNGSAHLLCETLVGPDPESPRDTTGLNINNTHLPPCSSAKGCTNKPDSILAKEKLGLIQPALPSITVSTKPTCRSLEHSFAAEEDQKSSFECTRVYTISSQHGMLMSSGRGSKESLELDILKEKSGSGGVGSRGGPIQPSTSPSSASSSPTQYIRSSSSRGISSCSRNHHHHHTPVSGINASSSSGGISGASCSSSHQQQQAGAGSHSHHHAHHHHHLSQPPLQTSVSAHNIRSLGEGAKGEAECSGLACDSCSGTPSRSQGSLDLESTSREAGKQHRRLERMWSVDRVTGLEREDTNWFPKENMFTFQTATTTMQAISNFRKHLRMVGSRRIKAQSGDLQASTNALEDGALDDALDWEEEKEMERLACEGDDFVPPKIMLISSKVPKAEYIPTIIRRDDPSIIPILYDHEHATFDDILEEIDKKLTAYRRGSKFWRMLIFCQGGPGHLYLLKNKVATFAKVEKEEDMSQFWRRLSRFMSKVNPEPNVIHIMGCYVLGNPNGEKLFQKLKNLMRPYSVEFESPLELCAQGKEMIEMYFDFRLYRLWKTRQHSKLLDYEDLL
- the nsmfa gene encoding NMDA receptor synaptonuclear signaling and neuronal migration factor isoform X1; translation: MGTAVSKRKNLRNDAISSVAAKVRAARAFGEYLSHTHPENRNGSAHLLCETLVGPDPESPRDTTGLNINNTHLPPCSSAKGCTNKPDSILAKEKLGLIQPALPSITVSTKPTCRSLEHSFAAEEDQKSSFECTRVYTISSQHGMLMSSGRGSKESLELDILKEKSGSGGVGSRGGPIQPSTSPSSASSSPTQYIRSSSSRGISSCSRNHHHHHTPVSGINASSSSGGISGASCSSSHQQQQAGAGSHSHHHAHHHHHLSQPPLQTSVSAHNIRSLGEGAKGEAECSGLACDSCSGTPSRSQGSLDLESTSREAGKQHRRLERMWSVDRVTGLEREDTNWFPKENMFTFQTATTTMQAISNFRKHLRMVGSRRIKAQTFAERRSKSFSRSWSDPTPVKTDSPHEAKDSGDLQASTNALEDGALDDALDWEEEKEMERLACEGDDFVPPKIMLISSKVPKAEYIPTIIRRDDPSIIPILYDHEHATFDDILEEIDKKLTAYRRGSKFWRMLIFCQGGPGHLYLLKNKVATFAKVEKEEDMSQFWRRLSRFMSKVNPEPNVIHIMGCYVLGNPNGEKLFQKLKNLMRPYSVEFESPLELCAQGKEMIEMYFDFRLYRLWKTRQHSKLLDYEDLL
- the nsmfa gene encoding NMDA receptor synaptonuclear signaling and neuronal migration factor isoform X2, giving the protein MGTAVSKRKNLRNDAISSVAAKVRAARAFGEYLSHTHPENRNGSAHLLCETLVGPDPESPRDTTGLNINNTHLPPCSSAKGCTNKPDSILAKEKLGLIQPALPSITVSTKPTCRSLEHSFAAEEDQKSSFECTRVYTISSQHGMLMSSGRGSKESLELDILKEKSGSGGVGSRGGPIQPSTSPSSASSSPTQYIRSSSSRGISSCSRNHHHHHTPVSGINASSSSGGISGASCSSSHQQQQAGAGSHSHHHAHHHHHLSQPPLQTSVSAHNIRSLGEGAKGEAECSGLACDSCSGTPSRSQGSLDLESTSREAEDTNWFPKENMFTFQTATTTMQAISNFRKHLRMVGSRRIKAQTFAERRSKSFSRSWSDPTPVKTDSPHEAKDSGDLQASTNALEDGALDDALDWEEEKEMERLACEGDDFVPPKIMLISSKVPKAEYIPTIIRRDDPSIIPILYDHEHATFDDILEEIDKKLTAYRRGSKFWRMLIFCQGGPGHLYLLKNKVATFAKVEKEEDMSQFWRRLSRFMSKVNPEPNVIHIMGCYVLGNPNGEKLFQKLKNLMRPYSVEFESPLELCAQGKEMIEMYFDFRLYRLWKTRQHSKLLDYEDLL
- the nsmfa gene encoding NMDA receptor synaptonuclear signaling and neuronal migration factor isoform X5, translating into MGTAVSKRKNLRNDAISSVAAKVRAARAFGEYLSHTHPENRNGSAHLLCETLVGPDPESPRDTTGLNINNTHLPPCSSAKGCTNKPDSILAKEKLGLIQPALPSITVSTKPTCRSLEHSFAAEEDQKSSFECTRVYTISSQHGMLMSSGRGSKESLELDILKEKSGSGGVGSRGGPIQPSTSPSSASSSPTQYIRSSSSRGISSCSRNHHHHHTPVSGINASSSSGGISGASCSSSHQQQQAGAGSHSHHHAHHHHHLSQPPLQTSVSAHNIRSLGEGAKGEAECSGLACDSCSGTPSRSQGSLDLESTSREAEDTNWFPKENMFTFQTATTTMQAISNFRKHLRMVGSRRIKAQSGDLQASTNALEDGALDDALDWEEEKEMERLACEGDDFVPPKIMLISSKVPKAEYIPTIIRRDDPSIIPILYDHEHATFDDILEEIDKKLTAYRRGSKFWRMLIFCQGGPGHLYLLKNKVATFAKVEKEEDMSQFWRRLSRFMSKVNPEPNVIHIMGCYVLGNPNGEKLFQKLKNLMRPYSVEFESPLELCAQGKEMIEMYFDFRLYRLWKTRQHSKLLDYEDLL
- the nsmfa gene encoding NMDA receptor synaptonuclear signaling and neuronal migration factor isoform X4, producing the protein MRYLPWQQKLAHLLCETLVGPDPESPRDTTGLNINNTHLPPCSSAKGCTNKPDSILAKEKLGLIQPALPSITVSTKPTCRSLEHSFAAEEDQKSSFECTRVYTISSQHGMLMSSGRGSKESLELDILKEKSGSGGVGSRGGPIQPSTSPSSASSSPTQYIRSSSSRGISSCSRNHHHHHTPVSGINASSSSGGISGASCSSSHQQQQAGAGSHSHHHAHHHHHLSQPPLQTSVSAHNIRSLGEGAKGEAECSGLACDSCSGTPSRSQGSLDLESTSREAGKQHRRLERMWSVDRVTGLEREDTNWFPKENMFTFQTATTTMQAISNFRKHLRMVGSRRIKAQTFAERRSKSFSRSWSDPTPVKTDSPHEAKDSGDLQASTNALEDGALDDALDWEEEKEMERLACEGDDFVPPKIMLISSKVPKAEYIPTIIRRDDPSIIPILYDHEHATFDDILEEIDKKLTAYRRGSKFWRMLIFCQGGPGHLYLLKNKVATFAKVEKEEDMSQFWRRLSRFMSKVNPEPNVIHIMGCYVLGNPNGEKLFQKLKNLMRPYSVEFESPLELCAQGKEMIEMYFDFRLYRLWKTRQHSKLLDYEDLL